Proteins from a genomic interval of Papaver somniferum cultivar HN1 chromosome 4, ASM357369v1, whole genome shotgun sequence:
- the LOC113273632 gene encoding probable E3 ubiquitin-protein ligase RHY1A, producing MAGMLAGVDHARGRRTMHHLFGSNCRDIIRHHQRIDTFSTMDEAALKARRRLEEKLRGLPPSSDKRNKLQTNKSNNSSEGRSSKPANKEARKDPDHEVVPVVGSTKFAHLKRMNSQREEVCSICLEEFGTQRPVMNLPCFHKYHSDCLLPWLAKHSHCPYCRTHVRP from the exons ATGGCTGGTATGCTTGCAGGAGTGGATCATGCTAGAGGAAGAAGGACTATGCATCATCTCTTTGGCAGTAATTGTCGCGATATAATCCGTCATCATCAACGAATCGATACATTTAGTACTATGGATGAAGCCGCTCTTAAAGCTCGTCGCAGACTTGAAGAAAAACTTCGCGGTCTTCCTCCTTCCAG TGACAAAAGGAATAAACTCCAGACTAACAAAAGCAACAACAGTAGTGAAGGAAGAAGCTCCAAACCTGCAAATAAAGAAGCCAGAAAAGATCCAGATCATGAAGTGGTACCGGTAGTAGGGTCGACAAAGTTTGCACACTTAAAAAGAATGAATTCACAGAGAGAAGAAGTTTGTTCCATTTGCTTAGAAGAATTTGGGACACAACGTCCGGTTATGAACTTGCCGTGTTTTCATAAATATCATTCAGACTGTCTTTTACCATGGCTCGCTAAGCATTCACATTGCCCTTACTGTAGAACCCATGTCCGTCCCTAA